A single Carnobacterium inhibens subsp. inhibens DSM 13024 DNA region contains:
- the greA gene encoding transcription elongation factor GreA, giving the protein MIEKVYPMTLEGKAKLEEELEFLKTVKRKEIVERIKIARSFGDLSENSEYESAKDEQAFVEGRVTTIENMLRFSEIIDNSNTASDEVALGRKVTFIELPDGEEEEYSIVGSAEADPFEGLISNDSPIAKALIGKKVGSEVTLETPGGDMLIKIVNIS; this is encoded by the coding sequence ATGATTGAGAAAGTATATCCAATGACATTAGAAGGTAAAGCAAAGTTAGAAGAAGAATTAGAATTTCTTAAAACAGTAAAACGTAAAGAAATTGTAGAAAGAATCAAAATTGCACGTAGTTTTGGAGATTTATCAGAAAACTCTGAGTATGAATCAGCAAAAGATGAACAAGCTTTTGTTGAGGGAAGAGTAACAACTATCGAAAATATGTTGCGTTTTTCTGAAATTATCGACAATTCAAATACTGCAAGTGATGAAGTTGCTTTAGGTAGAAAAGTAACATTTATTGAATTACCTGATGGTGAAGAAGAAGAGTATTCAATCGTGGGTAGTGCGGAAGCAGACCCGTTTGAAGGATTGATTTCGAATGATTCACCTATTGCCAAAGCTTTAATTGGTAAAAAAGTAGGTAGTGAAGTTACTTTAGAAACTCCAGGTGGAGACATGTTAATTAAAATTGTAAACATTAGTTAA